Sequence from the Microbacterium sp. AZCO genome:
GAGGCCACCGGGCGACGGCTCCGGCACGAGCCGCAGACCGGGGATGCCGACGGCGCCCAGCACGAGCCCGCCGTCGTCGCCGACCACGATGACGCGGTCGACGACCTCGCAGGCCGCGACGGCCTCGATCGTGTCGAGGGCGATGGCCCGCGCGAGGGTCACCCGATCGACCCCGGGCACGACGAGCCGGGACTTGCCCCGGGCGGCAGGCTTGACGGGGATCACGACCGCCCAGCGCGCAGCCGCGCCGCCGTCGCGGCCTTCCGCGGAGGCATCCGTCACGAGAATCGCTCTCGCAGACGGGGAAGGATCTCCGCGCCGTAGCGCCGCAGGAAGTCCTCCTGATCGGCGCCCGGGTCGTGGAACACGAGGTGGCGGAATCCGAGCCCGATGTACCAGGCGATCCGCTCGATGTGCTCCTCGGGGTCGTCCGACACGATGAACCGCGACGCGGCGCGCTCGATCGGCAGCTCCTCGCCGAGGCGCTGCATCTCCAGCGGGTCGTCGACGCCCATCTTCTCCTCGGGGCTCAGCGCGAGGGGCGCCCAGAACCGGGTCTTCTCCATCGCCACGTCGCGGTCGGGGTGGTACGAGACCTTGATCTCGATGAGTGTGTCGATCGCGTCGTCGGGGCGCCCGGCCTTCTCGAGACCCTCGTGCAGCGCGGGCAGCAGGGTGTCGGTGTAGAGCTCGCGCTTCTTGCCGCTCGTCGTGATGAACCCGTCGGCGATGCGTCCGGCCAGACGTGTGGCCGCGGGTCCCGCGGCGCCGATGTAGATCGGCACGGGGTCGTCCATCTTGTCGTAGATGGTGATGTTGCGGGTTGTGTAGAACTCGCCGTCGAAGGTGACGCGGTCCTCCGACCAGAGGCGTCGGATGAGACCGATCGCCTCCTTCAGCCGGCGGAACCGCTCGGGCGGCTCGGGCCACGGGATGCCGAGGTTCGCCTCGTTGAGCGCCTCTCCCGTGCCAACGCCGAGGATCACGCGCCTCGGGTACATGACCCCGAGCGTCGCGAAGTCCTGCGCGACGACGGTCGGGTTGTACCGGAACGTGGGCGTCAGCACCGACGTGCCGATGAGCACGCGCGAGGTCCTGCCGCCGAGCGCGCCGAGCCAGGGGATGGATGCCGGGGCATGCCCGCCCTCGTGCAGCCACGGCTGCAGATGGTCGGACACGAAGACCGAGTCGAACCCGACCTCCTCCGCGAGCACCGCGTAGTCGAGCAGCTCGGCGGGCCCGAACTGCTCCGCGGATGCCTTGTACCCGAACCTGATCGGTACCGTCATCGTGATCCTTCCTCCGCCCGCAGCGCGGGCATCCGGGCGTCGTGGAACTCCGAGCCGTCGGCGGCGGCTGTCACGCCGCGATAGTCGCCGACCGTGCCCGGCCACACCAGCGTCAGACGACGCGAGCGCTCGTCGACATACCAGCTGCGGCATCCACCCGTCAGCCACGGCGTGCCGGCCGCGCGTTCGTCGACCATGCTCGTGTACGCGCGCTCGGCGTCGGGGCGGGGGCGCAGCACTCCGCCGCGCGCGCGTCGTGCGAGGGTGGCGGCGGCGTACTCCGCCTGCGCCTCGAGCATGAGCACCGACGACGTATGGCCGAGCGACGCGTTGGGCCCGTTCAGCACGAACAGGTTCGGGAAGCCCGCGACGACCGTCGAGGCGAACGACGTCATCCCGCTCCCCCAGTGCTCTTCGAGCGTCACGCCGCCCTCGCCGCGCACGATCTTCGCGTACGGCTGGCGGGTCGTCTGGAATCCGGTCGCGAGCACGACCGCGTCGACGCCGGCATAGCGGATGCCGGATGCCGCGACCAGCTCGTCGCCCGCGACGGCGGCGAGCGCACTGGGTTCGAGGGCCACTCGCCCCGAGGCGAGGGCAGGGTAGAACTCGTCGGAGAGGAGGACCCGCTTGCAGCCGAAGGCATAGTCGGGTGTGAGGAGCGCCCGCAGACGCTCGTCCTCGACCTGTGCCGCGAGATGAGCTCGCGCGGCGGCTTCGGCGGCCGCGGCATCCACTCCCCCGGAGCGGGAGGAGAACCGCGCCTCCCCCTCGGCGTCCAGGCGGGCGCGGAGGGCGGCGAGTTCGTCGGGATGCTGTGCGAACCGCGCCCGCTCCGCGTCGGTGAACGCGCGTCCGCCCCGCGGGACGATCCATGCGGCGCTGCGCTGGAACAGGGTCACGCTCGCGGCGCGGCGGGCGAGCTGCGGCGTGACCTGCACGGCGCTCGCGCCGGAGCCGACCACGGCGATGCGGCGCCCCTCGAGGTCGGCGCTGTGGTCCCAGCGGGCGGTATGGAAGATCGGACCCGGGAAGCTCTCGAGCCCCGCGATCGCGGGGATGCGCGGCTCGCTGAGCCGCCCGCACGCGAGGACGAGCACCTCGGCGTCGACGCTTCTCGGCTCCGCGCCGCCGAAGCTCAGGCGCCAGGTCGCGGCGGTTCCCCTGAGCGACGTCGAAGCAGTTCCGCTGAGCGACGTCGAAGCATCGTCGACCCACTCCGCGTCGAGGAGCGGAGCGTCGAACGCGATGTCGAGGCGTTCGCGGGCGGCCACGCGCTCGAGATACGCCTGGATCTCCGCGCCCGGGGCGAACTCGGCAGACCACGACGGTTCGGGATGCCGCGCGAAGCCGTACAGGTGGGAGGGCACGTCGCAGGCGACGCCGGGGTAGGTGTTGTCGCGCCACGTGCCGCCGACCCGGTCGGCCCGCTCGAACACGGCGACCTCGTGGCCGGCGTCCCGGAGGGTCATGGCCGCCGCGAGCCCCGCGAATCCGGCGCCGATGACGGCGATCTCGACGTGGCGCGTCACGGCGACACCTGGCGGTAGTCCGTTGTGCGCTCGCGGAACGGGCGGAACAGCCTCGCGACCCGCGCCGACGCGTCGGCGAGCGGGAACTCGAGGCCGTGCTCGACGCCCGACTCCGGCAGCACGCGCCCGTCGAGGAGCGTTCCGCCGAGGTCGTCGCCGCCCGCTTTCAGGAGCTCGATCGCGAGGTCGCGGCCGTGGCGGGTCCAGGGGATCTGCACATGGCGGATGCTGCCGGCCAGGAGCAGCCGCGAGACGGCGACCATCGCGCGGTGCTCGTCGGCCGGCGAACGGTCGGCGACGAGCGGCACACCCCAGCCCGGGAGCGGGATCGGCACGAACTCGGTGAAACCGCCTCCTGAGCCCGCCGACCCGGCTGCCTGGATCGTGCGCAGGGTGCGCAGGTGCGCGATGCGCTCGGCGGCCGTCTCGACGTGCCCGTAGAACAGCACCGACGTCGAGTGCAGGCCCGCCCCATGCGCGGCTGTGATGATCTCGATCCAGCGGTCGATCTCGAGGTCGGCCGGAGCGACCTCGGCGCGCACGCGCTCGCTGAGCACCTTGACACCGGTGCCGGGCACGGACGTCACACCCGCGGCCGTCATGGCGGCGAACGTCTCGGGGAGGGTGAGGCCGGCGCGGCCGGCGAGGTCGGCGACGTCCTGCGGGCGGTAGGCGTGCAGGTGCAGGCCGGGCGCCGCGTCGGCGAGGGCCCGCGCGAGGTCGAGGTATCCCTGCGGGTCCTCCGTCACGGGCAGCAGGCCCTGCACGCACACCTCGGTCGCACCGAGGTCGACGGCGTCGCGGGCGACGGCCGCGGCATCCTGGATTCCGAACTCGGGAGGCGCGCCCGGATCCGCGCGGAAGTGGCTCGACGTCAGGTTGCGGTTGACGACCATGCTCACGGCCTCGCCCACCGTGAATCGGCGCACCTCGTCGGCGGTGCCGACGAGCGCCTCGAGGTCGGCGCCGGTGGCGGTGAGCAGAGCAACCCAGTCGGCGTCGTCGAGAGCCTCGGGGTCCGCCGCGGCCCGCTCGACGAGGGCGGAAATCGTCGCACCGCTTCGTCGGAGAATGTGCGCTTCGTCGGACGCGCCACGGCGTGTCGCTCCGACGTTGCCGCGATTCTCCGACGCTGCGGCGGCGTCCGGCACCGCCGCCAGCCCCGACTCCGGGTTGGCGAGCCGCGCCACCGCCTCGTGCAGACCCGCGTCGATCCACCGGTCGGCATCCCGGATGTACTCGGGGTGCGCCGTCAGCCTCTCGCGCAGCTCGAACCCCGACGCCGCGGTGAGGGCCGCGAGGTCGTCGAGGTGCGGCCACGGCCGCTCCGGGTTGACGTGGTCGGCGGTCAGGGGCGAGACGCCGCCCCAGTCGTCGACGCCCGCGCGCACGAGCAGATCGAGCTCGGCGGGGTCGCTGAGGTTCGGCGGCGCCTGGATGCGGGCGTTCGGCCCGAGGACGATCCGGGCCACGGCGACCGTCGCGAGATACTCGCGGAGCTCGGCATCCGGAGTCCCCCGCATCGCCGTCCCCGGCTTCGCGCGGAAGTTCTGCACGATGACCTCCTGCACGTGCCCGTGGCGCTCGCTCAGCTCGCGCAGCGCGACGAGCGACTCGGCCCGGTCGCGGACGCTCTCGCCGATGCCCACCAGGATGCCGGTCGTGAACGGGATGCCGGCCGCGCCGGCGTCGTCGATCACCCGCAGGCGCACCGCGGGGTCCTTGTCGGGCGAGCCGTAGTGCGCTCCGCCGGGCTCGTCGAAGATCGCACGCGAGGTCGTCTCGAGCATCATCCCCATCGACGGCGCCGTCGGTCGCAGATCGCGCAGCTCGGCGGCGCTCATGACGCCCGGGTTCAGGTGCGCGAGCAGGCCCGTCTCGGTGGTGATGAGCCGCGCGGCGTGCGCGACGTAGTCGAGCGTCGAGGCGAAGCCGTGCCCGTCGAGCCACGCCCGCGCCTCGGGCCAGCGGTCCTCGGGCCGGTCGCCGAGCGTCAGCAGCGCTTCCTTGCAGCCGAGCTCCGCGCCCGCCCGCACGACGCGGAGGATCTGCTCGTCCGACATGAACAGCGGTGCCCGCTTGAGCTTCAGCTGCCCGGGAGTGTCGACGAAGACGCAGTAGTGGCAGCGATCCCGGCACAGCGTCGTGAGCGGCACGAACACCTTGCGCGAGTACGTGATGACCCCCGGCCGGCCGGCGGCGGCGAGGCCGTCGTCGCGGAGGGCCGACGCGCGGGCGAAGAGCTCGTCCAGGTCGGCGGCGAGCAGCTGTTCGGCCTCATCGACGGAGACGACAGACGGCACGGAAGTCAGCGGGTGCATCGGGATGCCGCGCTCAGAGTGCCGCGGCGAACGCGTCGTCGTAGATGGCGAGCGCCTGTTCGACCTCGTCGGCGGTCACGACGCACGGCGGAACGACGTGGATGCGGTTGTCGGCCTGGAAGGGCAGGAGGCCGCGCGACACGAGCTCGCTCTTCACCCGGCCGATCGCGGCGGCGGGCAGCGGCTCGCGGGTGGACCGGTCGGCGACGAGCTCGAGCGCCCAGAACACGCCCTCGCCGCGCACCTCGCCGATCGCCTCGTGCTTCTCGGCGAGAGCCCGAAGTCCGGGCCCGATCGCCTCGGCACCGATGCGGCGGGCGTTCTCGACGATGCCCTCGGACTCCATCGCGTCGAGCGCGCCCACGATCGAGGCCGCAGCGAGCGGATGGCCGCTGTAGGTGAGTCCGCCCGGGAAGACGCGGTCGTCGAACGTCGCGGCGATGCGCTCGGGGATGACGACGCCGCCGATCGGGACGTAGCCCGAGTTGACGCCCTTCGCGAAGGTGATGAGGTCGGGCACGACGTCATAGCCCTCGAACGCGAACCAGCGGCCCGTGCGGCCGAATCCCGCCATGACCTCGTCGAGGATGAGGAGGATGCCGTACTCGTCGGCGAGCGCCCGCACGCCGGCGAGATAGCCCGGCGGCGGGATCAGGATGCCGGCCGTCCCGGGAACCGACTCGAGGAGGATCGCCGCGATCGTGGCCGGCCCCTCCGACTGGATGACGCGGCGCAGGTGCTGCAGCGCGCGCTCGCTCTCCTCCTCCGGCGTCGTCGCCCAGAACTCCGAGCGGTAGGGGTAGGGGCCGAAGAAGTGCACGTGTCCGCGGGCGAACTCGTTCGGCATCCGTCGCCAGTCCCCCGTCGCGACGATCGCCGCGCCCGTGTTGCCGTGGTACGAGCGGTAGGTCGAGAGCACCTTGTCGCGCCCGGTGTGCAGCCGAGCCAGGCGGATCGCGTTCTCGATCGCGTCGGCGCCGCCGTTCGTGAAGAAGACCTTCGAGAAGCCCTCGGGTGCGCGCGCGATGATCCGCTTCGCCGCCTCGCCGCGCACGAGGCTCGCCGCCGCCGGGCCGACCGTCGCGAGCTGGTCGGCCTGGCGGTGGATCGCGTCGATGACGGCGGGATGCTGGTGCCCGATGTTGACGTTGACGAGCTGGCTCGAGAAGTCGAGGTAGCGCCGGCCCGCGTGATCCCACACGACGCTGCCGGATCCCCCGGCGATCACGATGGGAGACAGCGCCCCCTGCGCCGACCACGAGTGGAAGACGTACTCGCGGTCGAGCTCCGTCGCGAGTCCGTCGAGATCGGTGGTCGCGTGGGTCTCGGTCATGCCTGCCATTCTCGCCCCGTCCGGGCCCGCGCGGGCCGGGACCGGCCGGTCGGGCCGTGGGAAAGGCGGATCATCGGGTCGCCCTGCCCGCGGCGGGCAGGGCGACCCGTGTTGTCCGCGCTCTCAGTTGCCGCCCTCGTTGAGCGTCACCGTGATGGGAGCGAACGAGTCGCCCATGACGTCCACGCCCTCGTCCTTCAGCTCCTTCAGCGCCTTCTCGACGTACGTGTTCGAGTAAGCGGTCTTGGGCGGATCGGTCGTGATGATCGTGGAGCCGGTGTCGTTCTTCGTCTTCAGGGCGATGTCGACCGTCTGGTCCCACTGGTCCTTGTTGATCGTGCCGACGCCGCTCGTCGAGGGCCAGATCAGCTTGTTGACCTCGTTGGTCATCCAGAGCTGGTGGCTGGTGCCGAGAGTCGATCCGGCATCCGTCACGATCTGCGCAGCCTTCTCCGGATTGTCGCGCGCGTAGACCCAGCCCTTGATCGAGGCCTTGATGAACTGGACGGCCGTATCGGCGTAGTCGGAGTCCGACTCCAGCCGGTCGGCGTCGGCCCAGATGGCGTCCTGCAGCATCGCGGTGCCGACGTCGTTCCAGTTGATGACGTTCAGGTCGTCGGGCTGGTAGAGCTCCCCCGTCGCGGGGTTGACCGTCTCGAGCACCTGGGCGTACTCGTTGTAGGTCATCGCCTGCGCCGCGTCGATGTCACCCGCGAGGAATCCGTTCATGTCGAACGCCTGCTGCACGAGGGTGATGTCGCTCGAGGTGTCGATTCCCGCCTTCTGCATGCCGGCGAACAGCTCCCACTCGTTGCCGTATCCCCAGCTGCCGACCTTCTTCCCCTTGAGGTCTTCCGGCGTCGTGATCCCCGCGTCCTTGAACGAGATCTGGGTCGTGGCCGAGCGCTCGAAGATCTGCGCGATGTCGGTCACATTCGTGCCCTGCTCGATCGATCCGAGCACCTTCGGGACCCACGAGATCGCGAAGTCGGCATCGCCCGCGGCGAGCACGTCGATCGGAACCGTGTCGGTGCCCGCCTCCTGGATGGTGACGTCCAGTCCCTCGTCCTTGTAATAGCCCTCGGCGAGCGCGGCGTAATAGCCCGCGAACTGCGCCTGAGACAGCCACTGGAGCTGAAGGGTCACGGGGGTGAGGCCGCCGCTCTCGCTCGGCTCCGCCGATCCGCCGGACGAACAGCCGGCGAGGGCCAGAGCGGCCGCGACGCCGAACGCGCCGACGGCCAGCAGCCGCTGTGTGCTGTGCTTCATGGGATTTCCTCCTTCTGGTGGTGCTCTCTCGGTGTTCCGGTCGCGCGAGCGCGGCAGGTCAATGACGGAAGCGGCTCATGACGACGGCCTCCAGCGCATAGACGGCGCAGTAGAAGAGGAGTCCCGTGAGGATGGCGCCGAGGACGAACGCCCACGCGAGCGCGTAGTTACTCGACGAGACGGCCGACGTGATCGCCTTGCCGAGGCCGCTCACCGGACCGCCGAAGTACTCCGCGACGAGGGCCGAGATGACGGCGAGGGATGACGCGATGCGCAGGCCCGTGAAGAAGAACGGCAGGGCTCCGGGCAGCGTGACATGACGGCTCATCTGCTGGGCGGAGGCGGCGTAGGCGCGCATCAGGTCGCGGTGGATGGGCCTCACCTGCCGCAGTCCGCGAAGCACGTTGAAGTACACCGGGATGAAGACCGCGACCGCTGCCACGATCTGCCGGCCGGTCTCGACGCTCGCCCCGAACATCGCGTAGAAGACGGGGGCGAGCGCGACGATCGGGATGACGGCGAGCGCTGTGATCAGCGGCGCGGTCACCTCGTCCGCCGGGCGCCAGGCGGCCGCCAGCAGGGCCCAGAGCGTGCCGACGACGGTGCCCACGACGAGCCCGACGAGGGCGTTCGCCGCGGTGCCGAGGCTCGCGAGCCAGATGACGTCGAGACGCGACACGAACTGGTCGCCGATCGACAGCGGGCTCGGCACGACGAAGGGCTTGATCTGGAACACGACGACGATGACCTGCCAGAGCGCGAGCGCGGCGAGCCCGAAGACGATCGGGGATGCGACGACGCGCACGCGGTCGGCGTTCATCGCGTCTCCACTCCGCGGGGTCCCGCCTGCGGCGAGCCGTGCAGCGCTTCGCGCACGGCGCTCACCCGTTCGAAGAACGCCGCGTCCTCGCGCAGCTGCTCCGTGCGCTCCTCGCCGCGCAGCCCCATCTCGAGGACGGCGGTGATCCGTCCGGGGCGGGGAGACATGACGACGACCCGGTCGGAGAGGAACACCGCCTCCGGGATGGAGTGGGTCACGAACACGACCGCGGCGCCCGTCTCGGCGCAGATGCGGGCGAGCTCGGTCTGCATCGTCTCGCGCGTCATCTCGTCGAGCGCGCCGAACGGCTCGTCCATGAGCAGCAGCCTGGGCTTCTCCGCGAAGGCGCGGGCGATCGCGACGCGCTGCTGCATGCCGCCCGAGAGCTGATCGGGGAACCGGTCGGCGAAGTCGGCGAGCCCGACGAGGTCGAGCAGCTCCTTCGCGCGCGCCTGCTGCGCGGAGCGGCTCGCGCCGTGGAGCGAGAGGGGAAGCTCGACGTTGCCCCGCACCGTGCGCCACGGCAACAGCCCCGCCTGCTGGAAGGCGATGCCGTAGTCCTGATCCAGACGCGCACGACGCGGCGGCTTGCCGAAGACCGAGATCGCGCCCTCGGAGGGCTCGTCGAGATCGGCGATGAGACGCATCAGCGTGGACTTGCCGCAGCCGCTCGGTCCGATGAGCGAGACGAACTCTCCGTCGGCGACCGTGAGGTCGATGCCCTCCAGCGCCTGCACGGTCGTGCCCTTGCCGGTCGTGAACGCCTTCGAGACGCCCTGCACGTGCACCGCCGCGGTCGCGGCATCCCGATGCGTGTCATCCCGTGTCGTCACTGGGTCACCTCTCCTCTGCGGTAGCGACGAAGGCCCACGCCGAGCATCACGACGAATCCCGCCGCGAGCAGTCCGATGAGGACCGCGCCGAAGATGGGCGACCACTGCTTCGCCGGGTCCGAGCTCCCGCTCGCGGCGTACTCCACGATGGCGCGGCCGATGCCGCCGCGCATGCCGATCGACACCTCCGCGACGACGGCGCCGACGACCGCGCCGGCGGCGCCCAGGCGCAGCGCCGGGATGAGGTAGGGCACGCTGGCGGGCAGCCGGAGGCTCGCGAAGGTGCGCCACCAGCCGACGCCGTACGCGCGCATGAGGTCGAGCTGCGCGCGCTCCGGCGAGGAGAAGCCGCGGAGCGCGCCGACCGAGACGGGGAAGAAGGCGAGGTAGCTGGCGATGACGGCGACCGACATCCAGTTCTCCCAATGGAGAGAGCCGAGCTCGAGCTGCGCGCCCCATCGGCGCACGAGGGGGGCGAGGGCGATGAGCGGCACGGTCTGGCTCAGCACGACCCAGGGCAGGAGCGCCGACTCGGCCGTGCGGAAGCGCTGCATCAGCACGGCGATGCCGAAGCCGACGGCGACCCCGATCGTCCATCCGACGGCGGCGATCCCGAGCGTCACGAGCGCCGCCTGGACCGTCGCGAGCCACAGCGGGGGCGCTCCGGGCGAGCGCGTGACGGGCTCCAGCGAGCGCGCGACCATCT
This genomic interval carries:
- the fgd gene encoding glucose-6-phosphate dehydrogenase (coenzyme-F420), coding for MTVPIRFGYKASAEQFGPAELLDYAVLAEEVGFDSVFVSDHLQPWLHEGGHAPASIPWLGALGGRTSRVLIGTSVLTPTFRYNPTVVAQDFATLGVMYPRRVILGVGTGEALNEANLGIPWPEPPERFRRLKEAIGLIRRLWSEDRVTFDGEFYTTRNITIYDKMDDPVPIYIGAAGPAATRLAGRIADGFITTSGKKRELYTDTLLPALHEGLEKAGRPDDAIDTLIEIKVSYHPDRDVAMEKTRFWAPLALSPEEKMGVDDPLEMQRLGEELPIERAASRFIVSDDPEEHIERIAWYIGLGFRHLVFHDPGADQEDFLRRYGAEILPRLRERFS
- a CDS encoding NAD(P)/FAD-dependent oxidoreductase is translated as MTRHVEIAVIGAGFAGLAAAMTLRDAGHEVAVFERADRVGGTWRDNTYPGVACDVPSHLYGFARHPEPSWSAEFAPGAEIQAYLERVAARERLDIAFDAPLLDAEWVDDASTSLSGTASTSLRGTAATWRLSFGGAEPRSVDAEVLVLACGRLSEPRIPAIAGLESFPGPIFHTARWDHSADLEGRRIAVVGSGASAVQVTPQLARRAASVTLFQRSAAWIVPRGGRAFTDAERARFAQHPDELAALRARLDAEGEARFSSRSGGVDAAAAEAAARAHLAAQVEDERLRALLTPDYAFGCKRVLLSDEFYPALASGRVALEPSALAAVAGDELVAASGIRYAGVDAVVLATGFQTTRQPYAKIVRGEGGVTLEEHWGSGMTSFASTVVAGFPNLFVLNGPNASLGHTSSVLMLEAQAEYAAATLARRARGGVLRPRPDAERAYTSMVDERAAGTPWLTGGCRSWYVDERSRRLTLVWPGTVGDYRGVTAAADGSEFHDARMPALRAEEGSR
- the cofG gene encoding 7,8-didemethyl-8-hydroxy-5-deazariboflavin synthase CofG, whose amino-acid sequence is MPSVVSVDEAEQLLAADLDELFARASALRDDGLAAAGRPGVITYSRKVFVPLTTLCRDRCHYCVFVDTPGQLKLKRAPLFMSDEQILRVVRAGAELGCKEALLTLGDRPEDRWPEARAWLDGHGFASTLDYVAHAARLITTETGLLAHLNPGVMSAAELRDLRPTAPSMGMMLETTSRAIFDEPGGAHYGSPDKDPAVRLRVIDDAGAAGIPFTTGILVGIGESVRDRAESLVALRELSERHGHVQEVIVQNFRAKPGTAMRGTPDAELREYLATVAVARIVLGPNARIQAPPNLSDPAELDLLVRAGVDDWGGVSPLTADHVNPERPWPHLDDLAALTAASGFELRERLTAHPEYIRDADRWIDAGLHEAVARLANPESGLAAVPDAAAASENRGNVGATRRGASDEAHILRRSGATISALVERAAADPEALDDADWVALLTATGADLEALVGTADEVRRFTVGEAVSMVVNRNLTSSHFRADPGAPPEFGIQDAAAVARDAVDLGATEVCVQGLLPVTEDPQGYLDLARALADAAPGLHLHAYRPQDVADLAGRAGLTLPETFAAMTAAGVTSVPGTGVKVLSERVRAEVAPADLEIDRWIEIITAAHGAGLHSTSVLFYGHVETAAERIAHLRTLRTIQAAGSAGSGGGFTEFVPIPLPGWGVPLVADRSPADEHRAMVAVSRLLLAGSIRHVQIPWTRHGRDLAIELLKAGGDDLGGTLLDGRVLPESGVEHGLEFPLADASARVARLFRPFRERTTDYRQVSP
- a CDS encoding aspartate aminotransferase family protein; translated protein: MTETHATTDLDGLATELDREYVFHSWSAQGALSPIVIAGGSGSVVWDHAGRRYLDFSSQLVNVNIGHQHPAVIDAIHRQADQLATVGPAAASLVRGEAAKRIIARAPEGFSKVFFTNGGADAIENAIRLARLHTGRDKVLSTYRSYHGNTGAAIVATGDWRRMPNEFARGHVHFFGPYPYRSEFWATTPEEESERALQHLRRVIQSEGPATIAAILLESVPGTAGILIPPPGYLAGVRALADEYGILLILDEVMAGFGRTGRWFAFEGYDVVPDLITFAKGVNSGYVPIGGVVIPERIAATFDDRVFPGGLTYSGHPLAAASIVGALDAMESEGIVENARRIGAEAIGPGLRALAEKHEAIGEVRGEGVFWALELVADRSTREPLPAAAIGRVKSELVSRGLLPFQADNRIHVVPPCVVTADEVEQALAIYDDAFAAAL
- a CDS encoding ABC transporter substrate-binding protein — encoded protein: MKHSTQRLLAVGAFGVAAALALAGCSSGGSAEPSESGGLTPVTLQLQWLSQAQFAGYYAALAEGYYKDEGLDVTIQEAGTDTVPIDVLAAGDADFAISWVPKVLGSIEQGTNVTDIAQIFERSATTQISFKDAGITTPEDLKGKKVGSWGYGNEWELFAGMQKAGIDTSSDITLVQQAFDMNGFLAGDIDAAQAMTYNEYAQVLETVNPATGELYQPDDLNVINWNDVGTAMLQDAIWADADRLESDSDYADTAVQFIKASIKGWVYARDNPEKAAQIVTDAGSTLGTSHQLWMTNEVNKLIWPSTSGVGTINKDQWDQTVDIALKTKNDTGSTIITTDPPKTAYSNTYVEKALKELKDEGVDVMGDSFAPITVTLNEGGN
- a CDS encoding ABC transporter permease subunit is translated as MNADRVRVVASPIVFGLAALALWQVIVVVFQIKPFVVPSPLSIGDQFVSRLDVIWLASLGTAANALVGLVVGTVVGTLWALLAAAWRPADEVTAPLITALAVIPIVALAPVFYAMFGASVETGRQIVAAVAVFIPVYFNVLRGLRQVRPIHRDLMRAYAASAQQMSRHVTLPGALPFFFTGLRIASSLAVISALVAEYFGGPVSGLGKAITSAVSSSNYALAWAFVLGAILTGLLFYCAVYALEAVVMSRFRH
- a CDS encoding ABC transporter ATP-binding protein, which encodes MTTRDDTHRDAATAAVHVQGVSKAFTTGKGTTVQALEGIDLTVADGEFVSLIGPSGCGKSTLMRLIADLDEPSEGAISVFGKPPRRARLDQDYGIAFQQAGLLPWRTVRGNVELPLSLHGASRSAQQARAKELLDLVGLADFADRFPDQLSGGMQQRVAIARAFAEKPRLLLMDEPFGALDEMTRETMQTELARICAETGAAVVFVTHSIPEAVFLSDRVVVMSPRPGRITAVLEMGLRGEERTEQLREDAAFFERVSAVREALHGSPQAGPRGVETR
- a CDS encoding ABC transporter permease subunit — encoded protein: MVLLAVLWEAYKAVAPAEGVVIGGLTVLPRTSALAMPHVWEMVARSLEPVTRSPGAPPLWLATVQAALVTLGIAAVGWTIGVAVGFGIAVLMQRFRTAESALLPWVVLSQTVPLIALAPLVRRWGAQLELGSLHWENWMSVAVIASYLAFFPVSVGALRGFSSPERAQLDLMRAYGVGWWRTFASLRLPASVPYLIPALRLGAAGAVVGAVVAEVSIGMRGGIGRAIVEYAASGSSDPAKQWSPIFGAVLIGLLAAGFVVMLGVGLRRYRRGEVTQ